From one Culex quinquefasciatus strain JHB chromosome 3, VPISU_Cqui_1.0_pri_paternal, whole genome shotgun sequence genomic stretch:
- the LOC6049624 gene encoding probable cytochrome P450 313a4, which produces MLTVLLVAMGILVCTWYYFFRRSRRRLYELAAKIPGPFDWPLIGSIHIGIGRGPTTILPYFLQFLHVVPTPMRAWFGPLLIVVIDNPEHLAVILNSQDCVKRSYVYRFLGFEKGLFNAPPDVWRKQRKLLNPSFSNAVVKRFVPTFNAKADKLAESLLALAGTGQFNMVEKAGEYTVSTTMVNSIGLDLDEDNSDYKKRYLENADKMQTLKFTRIYKAWLHPDFIYKLTPSYREEMKRVQMFQEMSRKTLELRKADRLKKSIQKCNIYRDEDNVRHVPLFIDRLEAIASESDFFDEECIIENLDTVIFASNDTSACAISTALLLLAMHPDVQERLYQEVIDAAPNDYIDYEDLAKLVYLEMVIKESMRILPVVPVFARECEKEIQVGQYTIPAGAQIMIPTIKVHWDRKIWGDHSEEFDPENFSPENCAKRHPFAFLPFTGGVRSCTGAKYAYISLKIVLAKLVKRYRLSTELRLVDLKFHASIVMRIGNGYMISIERRDGKKAS; this is translated from the exons ATGTTGACGGTTCTCCTCGTGGCCATGGGGATTCTGGTCTGCACGTGGTATTACTTCTTTAGAAGATCGCGAAGGCGTTTGTATGAGCTGGCCGCCAAAATTCCAGGTCCGTTTGATTGGCCGTTGATTGGAAGCATTCACATCGGAATCGGTCGCGGTCCGACGACTATCCTGCCGTATTTCCTGCAATTCCTGCACGTCGTACCAACGCCCATGCGGGCCTGGTTTGGTCCGCTTCTGATAGTGGTGATCGACAATCCGGAACACCTTGCGGTGATCCTCAACTCGCAGGACTGCGTGAAACGATCGTACGTGTACCGGTTCTTGGGATTCGAGAAGGGTCTCTTCAATGCGCCGCCGGATGTGTGGCGCAAACAGCGCAAGCTGCTGAACCCTTCGTTCTCGAACGCGGTCGTCAAACGGTTTGTGCCCACGTTCAACGCAAAAGCCGACAAACTGGCGGAGAGTTTGCTGGCGCTAGCCGGTACCGGACAGTTCAACATGGTCGAGAAGGCCGGCGAATACACCGTCAGCACCACGATGGTCAACTCGATTGGGTTGGATTTGGACGAGGACAACAGTGACTACAAGAAGCGCTACCTGGAGAATGCCGACAA GATGCAAACACTCAAGTTCACACGTATTTACAAGGCGTGGCTACACCCTGACTTTATCTACAAGCTGACGCCCAGCTATCGCGAAGAGATGAAACGAGTTCAGATGTTCCAGGAAATGTCACGAAAGACGCTCGAGCTGCGGAAAGCGGACAGGCTGAAGAAATCCATCCAAAAGTGCAACATCTACCGCGATGAGGACAACGTTCGCCACGTGCCACTGTTCATAGACCGGCTGGAAGCGATCGCCTCAGAGTCGGATTTCTTCGACGAAGAGTGCATCATCGAGAATCTGGACACGGTGATCTTCGCCAGCAACGACACTTCGGCTTGCGCCATATCCACGGCGCTGCTTCTGCTGGCCATGCATCCCGATGTTCAGGAACGGCTCTACCAGGAAGTGATCGACGCCGCACCAAACGATTACATCGATTACGAAGATCTCGCCAAGCTGGTCTACCTGGAGATGGTCATCAAGGAATCGATGCGAATCCTCCCGGTAGTGCCAGTCTTTGCCCGCGAGTGCGAGAAAGAAATCCAGGTCGGTCAGTATACGATACCAGCCGGTGCCCAGATCATGATCCCGACCATCAAAGTGCACTGGGATCGCAAAATTTGGGGTGATCACTCGGAAGAATTCGACCCGGAAAACTTTTCCCCGGAGAACTGTGCCAAGCGGCACCCGTTCGCGTTCCTGCCCTTCACCGGTGGAGTTCGGAGCTGTACCGGCGCCAAGTACGCCTACATCTCGCTCAAGATTGTGCTGGCCAAGCTCGTAAAACGGTACCGACTGTCCACCGAGCTGCGGTTGGTCGACCTTAAGTTTCATGCCTCGATCGTGATGCGGATCGGCAACGGGTACATGATCAGCATAGAACGGAGGGATGGGAAAAAAGCTTCGTAG
- the LOC6049625 gene encoding cytochrome P450 4C1, producing the protein MYHLIVQVALFLAVLFCADFWWKRVVHRQLSKLPGPVSVPLLGSGYVFLGKNCSQVFYTFQRLTARYGQGGAPIRFFLGPVPFVIISSPEHAQVILSSSTCLAKPWIYRFTPLEGIFSLPVDKWRRHRRAIQPGFNLAVLNSFIPIFKRKIDILVEKLGREVVGGGTFDVYGYVAACTLDMVYSTTLGMEMNIQQQARSAYLDVLDELFELVTKRSTNVLLHPQWAYRLTSYYRRECRARQIFCAPSTEVLQRNPILARSPSEFSDVSKPQILIDQLYDLSLKDPTFDRDAIEKELNTMIFGGNETTAITMSNALLLIAMHPEVQNKLIVEITQVLGESFANITIEQLQQLTYMEAVLKEAMRLYPITTILGRKTGADLQLGEYRIPAGVNLAIDVFSIHRSAEHWGLNADLFVPERFLTGKHHPYAFLGFSAGPRNCIGIRYAWISMKMTLAHVLRRFELETPLRLQDIRIKASMTLKVIGGHIISVQARE; encoded by the exons ATGTATCACTTGATAGTGCAAGTTGCGCTCTTTCTTGCGGTTCTGTTCTGTGCGGATTTCTGGTGGAAACGCGTTGTCCACCGGCAGCTGAGCAAACTTCCGGGCCCCGTGTCGGTTCCGTTGCTCGGTTCGGGTTACGTGTTCCTCGGGAAGAACTGTTCCCAAGTGTTTTACACCTTCCAACGGTTGACGGCCCGCTACGGTCAAGGAGGTGCACCGATACGGTTCTTCCTGGGACCGGTTCCGTTTGTAATTATCAGCAGTCCCGAGCACGCGCAAGTCATCCTCAGCTCGAGCACGTGCCTGGCAAAACCGTGGATTTACAGGTTCACACCGCTGGAAGGGATATTTTCGCTTCCGGTGGACAAATGGCGCCGCCATCGGCGAGCAATACAGCCGGGCTTTAATTTGGCCGTGCTGAACAGTTTCATCCCCATTTTCAAACGCAAGATAGACATTTTGGTGGAGAAATTGGGGCGAGAAGTTGTTGGCGGAGGAACGTTCGACGTGTACGGATATGTTGCGGCCTGCACTCTGGACATGGTTTATT CCACAACTCTCGGTATGGAGATGAACATCCAGCAGCAGGCGCGCAGCGCATACCTGGACGTCCTGGACGAGTTGTTCGAACTGGTGACTAAACGATCCACCAACGTGCTGCTGCATCCCCAGTGGGCGTACCGGCTGACGAGTTACTACCGCCGAGAGTGCCGTGCCCGGCAGATATTTTGCGCCCCATCCACGGAAGTACTGCAACGCAACCCGATACTGGCTCGATCACCGTCGGAATTTTCTGATGTCAGCAAGCCACAGATCCTAATTGATCAGCTGTACGATTTGTCACTGAAGGATCCCACGTTTGACCGGGACGCGATCGAGAAAGAATTGAACACGATGATTTTCGGCGGTAATGAAACAACTGCGATTACGATGTCCAACGCACTTTTGCTGATCGCGATGCATCCCGAGGTGCAGAACAAACTGATCGTTGAAATAACACAGGTATTGGGAGAGAGTTTTGCGAACATTACCATTGAACAACTGCAACAACTAACCTACATGGAAGCAGTTCTAAAGGAGGCAATGCGACTTTATCCGATAACGACAATCCTGGGTAGAAAAACGGGTGCAGATCTTCAGCTGGGCGAGTATCGCATTCCAGCTGGAGTCAACCTGGCCATCGATGTGTTTAGCATTCATCGGAGTGCGGAACATTGGGGATTAAATGCGGATTTATTCGTCCCGGAGAGATTTCTAACCGGCAAGCATCATCCTTATGCGTTTCTCGGGTTTAGTGCGGGACCTCGAAATTGCATTGGGATTCGCTATGCGTGGATCTCGATGAAGATGACGTTGGCGCACGTGCTGCGGCGGTTCGAGCTGGAAACGCCCCTTCGGCTGCAGGATATTCGCATCAAGGCGTCGATGACGCTAAAGGTGATCGGAGGGCACATTATAAGCGTTCAGGCAAGGGAATGA
- the LOC6049623 gene encoding probable cytochrome P450 313a4, giving the protein MFKILLAIAGFFLLVWYYLFRRSRRRMYELAAKIPGPLDWPLIGAIHIGVGRGPTEIFNYLFQYMHTLRSPIRAWFGHLLVILIDEPEHLAVILNSQDCLKKSYVYRFVGFEKGLFNAPPELWRVLRKQLNTSFSNAATKSFVPVFNEKSDNLVSNLRHHVGRGQFDFLAIAGEYSLSTSSVNALGLDLDNDQSDYKKRYLENGEKMFTLKFTRIYKAWLHPQSIYKWTASYREEIRRLKFFQNMSRNIFETRKRMRLTNPESFSAAERDEDNVRRPQLFIERLEKMYFESKTTDDEGVIENLDTFLFASNDTTASLVSTTLLLLAMYQDVQERLFQEIRDTLPNDFIEYEDLAKLTYLDMVLKETMRLIPVVAVVARENEKEIQIGEYTIPANTQIVVPIIKVHRDKNIWGERADEFDPENFSPENCAKRHPYAFIPFSGGIRNCVGIKYAYVSLKIALIKLIKSYKFSTTLKLCDLEYHASMVMRVVNGYLVSIEQRVESSHQPTVDQ; this is encoded by the exons ATGTTTAAGATTTTGCTGGCAATCGCCGGGTTCTTCCTGCTCGTTTGGTATTACCTGTTTCGAAGATCGCGTCGCCGGATGTACGAACTGGCGGCCAAAATACCTGGCCCTCTGGATTGGCCCCTGATCGGTGCGATCCACATCGGAGTCGGGCGCGGTCCAACGGAAATCTTCAACTACCTGTTCCAATATATGCACACACTCCGATCGCCGATACGGGCCTGGTTCGGACACCTGCTGGTCATCCTCATCGACGAGCCGGAACATTTGGCCGTGATTTTGAACTCGCAAGACTGTCTGAAAAAGTCGTACGTGTACCGCTTCGTGGGCTTCGAAAAGGGTCTCTTCAATGCCCCACCAGAACTGTGGCGTGTTCTGCGGAAACAGTTGAACACCTCATTCTCAAATGCAGCCACCAAAAGTTTCGTGCCAGTGTTCAACGAAAAATCCGACAACCTTGTGTCGAATCTGCGCCACCACGTTGGACGCGGACAGTTCGATTTCCTGGCCATAGCTGGGGAATACTCGCTGTCGACGTCATCGGTCAACGCGTTGGGATTGGATCTGGACAACGACCAAAGTGACTACAAGAAGCGCTACCTGGAGAACGGAGAGAA AATGTTCACGCTGAAATTTACCCGCATCTACAAGGCTTGGCTGCACCCGCAGTCGATTTACAAATGGACCGCCAGCTACCGCGAGGAGATAAGGCGGCTCAAATTCTTCCAGAACATGTCACGCAAT atttttgaaacccGCAAGCGCATGCGCCTTACCAACCCAGAGTCCTTCAGCGCAGCCGAACGGGACGAGGACAACGTGCGCCGACCTCAGCTGTTCATCGAGCGCCTAGAGAAGATGTACTTTGAGTCGAAGACCACCGACGACGAGGGGGTCATCGAGAACCTGGACACGTTCCTGTTCGCCAGCAACGACACCACGGCATCGCTCGTCTCGACGACGCTGCTCCTGTTGGCCATGTACCAGGACGTCCAGGAGCGGCTGTTCCAGGAAATCCGGGACACACTTCCGAACGACTTCATCGAGTACGAAGATCTGGCTAAGCTGACCTACCTGGACATGGTGCTGAAGGAAACGATGCGCCTCATTCCGGTGGTGGCCGTGGTGGCGCGTGAAAACGAAAAGGAAATTCAAATTGGCGAGTACACCATTCCGGCCAACACGCAGATCGTGGTGCCGATCATCAAGGTGCACCGGGACAAGAACATCTGGGGCGAGCGGGCCGACGAGTTCGATCCGGAGAACTTTTCGCCGGAGAATTGCGCCAAACGGCACCCGTACGCGTTCATTCCGTTCAGCGGAGGCATTCGGAACTGCGTCGGAATCAAGTACGCGTACGTTTCGCTGAAGATTGCGCTGATTAAGCTGATCAAGAGTTACAAATTTTCCACCACCCTCAAATTATGTGACCTAGAGTATCACGCATCAATGGTAATGCGGGTGGTGAATGGGTATCTAGTGAGTATAGAACAGCGAGTGGAAAGTTCTCACCAACCAACTGTTGATCAATGA